In Sphingobium amiense, a genomic segment contains:
- a CDS encoding 3'(2'),5'-bisphosphate nucleotidase CysQ produces the protein MPGDDVFLRATVSAVADAADHALTLWAGGETRVRQWEKVPGHPVCEADLSVDAMLRERLAAIDPEAGWLSEETADTAHRLGVSRVWVVDPIDGTRDYLRGRPGWAVSVALVEDGALRLGILAAPARNELWIAQAGRGASRNGRTLRAGDRTALPGARVPAEQLPRQDRDLTAVPRPNSIALRMAMVAADEADLVATLRWGNEWDVAAAALICAEAGAVVTDALGDPMRFNSPDPTAFGLLCSAPGIHAAAVDRLRPRVSEMVDMPR, from the coding sequence TTGCCGGGGGATGATGTCTTTCTGCGCGCGACGGTTTCCGCCGTCGCCGATGCCGCCGACCATGCTCTGACGCTGTGGGCGGGCGGCGAGACGCGCGTGCGCCAGTGGGAGAAAGTGCCGGGTCATCCGGTCTGCGAGGCGGACCTGTCGGTGGACGCCATGCTGCGCGAGCGGCTGGCGGCGATCGACCCGGAGGCGGGCTGGCTTTCCGAGGAAACGGCGGATACCGCGCACCGGCTGGGCGTGTCGCGGGTGTGGGTGGTCGATCCCATCGACGGCACGCGCGATTATCTGCGCGGGCGTCCGGGCTGGGCCGTGTCGGTCGCGCTGGTCGAGGATGGCGCGCTGCGGCTCGGCATTCTCGCCGCACCTGCGCGCAACGAACTGTGGATCGCGCAGGCGGGCCGGGGCGCAAGCCGCAACGGGCGGACGCTGCGGGCGGGCGACCGGACCGCGCTGCCGGGCGCGCGGGTGCCCGCCGAACAGCTTCCCCGGCAGGACCGGGATCTGACCGCCGTCCCCCGGCCAAACAGCATCGCGCTGCGCATGGCTATGGTCGCGGCGGACGAGGCCGATCTGGTGGCGACGCTGCGGTGGGGCAATGAATGGGATGTCGCGGCGGCCGCGCTGATCTGCGCCGAGGCTGGCGCGGTCGTGACCGACGCGCTGGGCGATCCGATGCGGTTCAACAGCCCCGATCCGACGGCGTTCGGCCTGCTCTGTTCTGCGCCCGGTATCCATGCGGCGGCGGTCGACAGGCTGCGGCCCCGGGTATCCGAAATGGTGGACATGCCGCGCTGA